The genomic region TGGCCGATGTCAGCGTGGCGCAGGCGCGGCGGCTGCTGGAACGGCTGGTCGCCGACCACCTCGTGCAGTCGCGGACGCCGGGCCGGTACGAGCTGCACGACCTCCTACGCGCCTATGCGGCCGAGTTGAGCGGTGACGACAGGGCAGCGGCGCTGCGGTTGACCGAGTGGTACGTCCACACACTGGAGAACGCCGCCGTGCACGAGGGCGCCAAGATCGCCATGCGTGCCGGCGAGGTCACGACCGGCGTGACACCGCAGGAGTTCTCGTCGCGGTCGGACGCGCTGGCGTGGGTCCGGCAGGAGTGGGACAACCTGAAGGCGACGATGTTCGGTGCGATCGTGCGCGGCTGGCATCGGCTGGCGACTTCGACCGCCGCGAACCTGAAGTGGGTGCTGGTCTTCCACCCTGGCCGCCGCCTCGACCACATCGAGATGCTGGAGGCGGTGCGCGAGTTCGGCACGGCTCGTGAACAGGGACTCGTGCAGCTCAAGCTCGCCGACGCGTACTCCGACCTCGGACGGCACGCGGAGGCGTTGCGCCTCTACGAGGACGGGTTGGAGTTGGTGCACACGGCCGGCGAGCGGTCCGCGGAAGCGGCCGGAGTGCTCAACATGGCGGCCACCTTGACCCGGCTCGGCAGGAGTGAGGAGGCGCTCGCCAGCCGGCGACGTGGCCTCGCGATCGGTCTCAAGCTCGGCGACGTCTACGTGGAGAGCCTCGCTCGTGCCAACATCAGCCTGAACCTGCACTCCCTCGGCCGGTACGCGGAGGCTGTCGAGGAGAGCGGACTGGCCGTTGTGACGGCGGCGAAACTCGACGACAAGTACATGAGGGCACGGGTGCGCGCGCTGCACGGCAGAGCGCTGGGCAGTGTCGGCGAGCTCGCGGAGGCGGTGAGCGAACTGGAGCACGCTCGCGAGGTGATGGTCGAGTTCGGTGATGCCGAGAACGAGGCCGAGGTGCTGAACCAGCTGGGAATGGTCCTGCTGGACATGGGCCGGCGCGAAGAAGCTGTCGAGGCGTGGCAACGCGCGGTGCGTCTGTGGCGTGACATCGCCGAGGACGAGCGAGCGGACGAGCTGACCGAACGGCTCACCGAGCTGGACGGGCGGCCGGCGGGCTGAGCCGGCCGCACCTTCCTGAAGGGGCCGGGTGGCACGTCGCGGTGGAAGAGGTGTGTGGTCCGCGACGGGCACCGGGCGGCAGCGACGAGCCCCCAGGTGCTTCCTCGTCGCTGCCGTTCCCGGCCACCGACTACGTTGCCGGACGGCGCTCACACATCGGTCACACGAGGTCCGAAGAGGACAGGAGCAGCATGAACGTCGAGTACCGCGTCCTCGGGCCGGTGGAGGTGGTGCGCGACGGCGTGCCGGTGGCGCTGCCGGCGGGGCGGGGGCGGGTGTTGCTCGCCACACTCCTGTTGCGGCCGAACCGGTTCGTGCCGGTGGACGAGCTGGTGGACCGGCTCTGGGACGGGGAGCCGCCCACGCCGGACCGGGCGCACAAGACGTTGCAGATGGTCGTGCGGCGGTTGCGGGTGGCGCTCGGGGACGCGGACTGCGTGCGGACGGCGACCGGCGGGTACCTGGCCGAGGTCGATCCCGAGCAGCTGGACCTGACCCGGTTCCGGCGGCTCGCGGCCGACGGTGAGTTCGCGACGGCGCTGGCCCACTGGCGCGGGCCGGTGGCCTCCGACGTCGACTCGGCGCATCTGCACCGCGAGGACGTGCCGCCGCTCGTCGAGGAACGGCTGGTGGTGCTGGGCCGCAGGATCGACGTGGACCTGGCGCGGGGCCGGGGTGGCGAGCTGGTGGACGAGCTGCGCGGGCTGACCGGCGAGCACCCGTTGCGCGAGGGGTTCTGGGCGCAGCTCGTGCAGGCGTTGCACCAGGCGGGACGGCCGCAGGACGCGCTGGCGGCGTACGAGCAGATCCGCGACCAGCTCGCCGACGAGCTCGGGGTGGAGCCCGGTCAGCCGTTGCGGGACCTGCACGAACGGCTGCTGGACCCGGCGGCGCGCGGTGACGTGCCGCGGCAGCTGCCCGCGCTGGCCACCTACTTCGCCGGGCGGGAGGAGGAGCTCGCGAAGCTCACCAGGCTCACCGAGGCGGGTGCGGCGGTGGTGATCACCGCGATCGACGGCGCCGCGGGCGTCGGCAAGACCGCGCTCGCCGTGCACTGGGCGCACTCGGTGGCTGACCGGTTCCCCGACGGCCAGCTCTACGTCGACCTGCGCGGCTTCGACCCGTCCGCGCAGCCGCTCGAACCGTCCGACGTGCTGGCGTCGTTCCTGGCCGCGTTCGGCGTGCCCGGCGGCAAGGTGCCCGCCGACCTGCCGGAACGCGCGGCGCTCTACCGCAGCGTGATCGCCGACCGCAGGGTGCTGGTGCTGCTCGACAACGCCCGCGACGTCGAGCAGGTCCGCCCGCTGCTGCCGGCCGGGCGGGGGTGCTTGGTGGTGCTGACCAGCCGCAACCGGTTCACCGGGCTGGTCGTGCGGGAGGGCGCGCTGCCGGTGACGCTGGACGTGCTGACCGAGCCCGACGCCGTCGCGCTGCTCACCGCGCGGCTCGGCGCCGACCGGGTGCGGGCCGAACCGGACGCGGTCGCGGACCTGGTGGCGTTCTGCGGTGGTCTCCCGCTCGCACTGGCCGTGCTCGCCTCCCGGACCGCGAGCTCACCGGAGCTGACCCTGCGCGCGCTCGTCGACGAGCTGAAGGACGCGAGCAGCGGGCTGATGGGCGGCGTCGACACGGTCTTCTCGACCTCCTACCGCAGGCTCGACGCCGCCGCGGCCAGGCTCTTCCGCCTGCTCGGGCTCGCCACCGGCCCGGACATCTCGCTGGACGCCGCCGCCGCGCTCGACGGCCGGTCCCGCACCGAGGTCCGCAGGTCGTTGCACCTGCTGATCCGCATGCACCTCGCGGTCGAACGCACACCGGGCCGCTACACGTGCCACGAACTGCTGCGCGCGTACTCGCTGACCCGGTCCGTCGCCGAGGACACCGACGCCGACCGGCACGCGGCCGTGCGCCGGCTGCTCGACTTCTACCTGCGCACGGCCGACAACGCCGACCGCCTGCTGCGCCACAGCCGGGTCGCGCTGACGTTGCCGCCGATGGCCGACGACGTGCACCCCACACCGCTGCCCGACCGGACCGCCGCGCTCACGTGGTGCGAGACCGAGCACCAGAACCTGATGGCGGCCGCGCGCCTGGCCGGTGAGCACGGCCTGCACCAGCACGCGTGGCAGCTGCCCACCACGATGTTCGGCTACCTCAACGTCCACCAGCTCCCCGCCGAGCGCGTCGAGCTGTGCCGGGTGGCGCTCGCGGCCGCCAGAGCCGCCGAGAACCCGTTCGCCGTGGGCAACACGCTGCACTCGCTGGGCAACGCGCTCAGCACGCTCAGCCTGTTCGAGGAGGCCGACGCCGCCTACGCCGAGGCGTTGCAGGTGCGGGAGGGCATCGGCCACCTGCACGGCATCGCGGTCACCCTCGACCAGTGGGCGGTCAACCAGGCCAAGCAGGGCCTCCTGGAGCCCGCCCGCGTCCTGCACGAACGAGCCGTGGACCGCCGCCGGGAAGAGGGCGAACCGGCCGGCCTCGCGATCGCGTTGAACAACCAGGCCATGACCCTGGTGGCGCTCAAGGACTTCGAGGCCGCACTGGCCGCCAACGACGAGGCGCACGCCACGATCGTCGCCGCCGGCATCGACTACCTGCTTCCGTCCACTTTGGACACCAGAGGCATGCTCCAGCTGGAGCTCGGCCGTCTCGACGACGCCGTCGAGACGTTCCACGACGTGCTCGCACTGCCCGACGACGACATGCCCAACGCCATCCGCGCCGTCACGCACGAGAACCTGGCCGAGGCGCTCGCACGGCAGGGCCGGGTCGCCGAAGCCGTTGCGGCACTGGGGGAAGCGCTGCTGATGCGGGAGGAGCAGGGCAACACCCGCGCGGCCGCCGTGCTGCGGGACCGCATCGCCGAGCTGGAGTCTTAGCGTTCCAGCTTGCGGATCCTGTCGGCTCCGGGGAGCCTGCTGCGCTCGGTGATGATCAGCGCTTCCCGGGCGCATCGCAGGGCCGTCGCGCGGTCGCCTGCAGCGGTGAACACCTCCACGCCGTTGAGCAGCACCGCGATGCGTGGTGCGTTGGCCAGGTGTTCGAGCGAACCGGCGAAGATGTCGCGGTACAACCGAACGTGCCCGAGACGACGTTGCCCAGCACAGATCCGCGCCACAGCGCCAGAGCGGCGTGCGGCTCGTGGTTGGCCAACGCCCGGAACCGCAACAGGTCCAGGTTGTCGACCTCGGCCAGATAGCCGTTCGTGGTGGTGGACACGCAGTTCGCCGGGCCGAGCGCTTGCCGCAACCGCACGACGACCATCTGCAGGGTCTTCGCCGCTCGGTCGATCAACGGCGGCGAGCCGTCCCAGAGCCGTTCGACGAGCTCGTCCACGGACACGGACCTGTTGGGGCGCAACAACAACGTCGCCAGCAGCACTCGACCCTTGCCGGCCGGCACAGTGACCGGAACCCCGTCGAAGCGCACCTCCAACGGCCCCAGCACCCGGTACTCAGCGTCCGGCACGCCGGACCTCCAGCTCGCGGACCAGTTCGCGGACCAGCTCGCGGATCTCGTCCACCCGGCGCAGCCCGCTGCGCTCGGCGATCTCCAACGCCTCGCGGGCGCAGGTCAGCGCCGCCTCCCGGTCACCGGCCGCGCGGAACACCTCGGCGCCGCTGACGAGCGCCGAGGTGCGGGAGAAGCTGCTCTCCTGGTCGAGCAAGGGCCCGGCGAAGAGGTCGCGGTAGATCCGCACGGCGCCCTCCAGGTCACCCATCCGGAACTTGGCCAGCGCGCGCGTGTCCTCCAGCGCGCCGTCCACGATGCCGAGCGAGGCGTACACCTCGGCCGCCTCGTCGGCGGCCTGCACGGCTCCCGCGAAGTCACCCAGCTCCACGAGCGTCATGGCGACGGCGTTCAGGGACCGGGCCCACCCGCGGGTGTTGCCCGCCTGCCGCCAGTGCGCGCCCGCCGCCCGGTCGTGGCGCAGCGCCTCCGCGTAGTCCTCCTGCTCGAACCAGACGTTGGCCAGCTCGACCTCGGTGGCGGCGAGCGTCCACGGGTCGCCGTGCTCCTCCCGCAGGGCGAGTGCCCGTTGCAGCAGGCCCAGCGCTTCCTCGAAGTGACCCGCCCTGCGGTGCGCCACGCCCAGGCTGTGCAGCGCCACCGCCTGTCCGTACCGGTTCCGCGACCGCTCGGCGGCTTCGAGCGCGACCGCGTAGAGCCGGAGGAAGTCACCGGTCGACGCGTGCACCTGCAGGTGGCCCCACAGGCAGCCGGGCAGCATCCACGCGTGGTCGAGGTGTCCCTCCGCCAGGGCGAACTCGCAGAGCTCGATGAGCAGGTCGTGCTCCTGCCGGCACCAGGCGAGCGCGCTGTCCCGGTCGGTGAACGTGGCGGCCTCCACCACCGGGTCGCGTCCGGTGAGCGGTTTCGCACGGCGGTCGGCGCGGATGGCGCGTTCGGCGTTGTCGACCGAGTGCAGGTGGTGGTCGAGGAACCGCACCACGGCGGCCCGGCGTTCCTCGGCGGTCTCCTCGGCGACCGCGCACTCGCGGGCGTGCAGGAAGAGCAGGTCGTGCAGCGAGAACCGCTGGGACGCGTGCTCGTCGGTGAGGTGGGCGCGGGTCAGCGTGCGCAGCAGCTTCAGCGCCTGCTCGCCCGGGACGCCCAGCAGCGCACCCGCCGACATCGGCGTGAAGTCGGCGCGCGGTGCCAGGCCGAGCAGCCGGAACATCCGGCGCTCGTCCGGGGTGAGTGCGCTGTAGGAGAGGTCGAACGCGGCGCGCACCGCGGCCTCCCGGTCGTCGCCGATCTCCAGCGACGTCAGCCGGTTCCCGTTCTGCAGCTCGTCGACCAGGCTGCGCACCGACCGCAGCGGCTCCACGGCGAGCATCGACGCGGCGATCCGCAGCGCGAGCGGCAGGTGGACGCACAACCGCGCGAGCTCGGCCGTGGCCTCCTGCTCGGCCCGCACCCGGTCGGCGCCGATCATCTTCTCCAGCAGCCGCACCGCGTCGGCCGGCGGCAGCACGCCGAGCTGCAGCACCTTGGCGTCGTTCAACGCCACCAGCCCGCGCAGGTCGGACCGGCTGGTGATGACCGCGACCGACCGGCCGCCGGTGGGCAGCAGCGGCCGCACCTGCTCGGCCGTGCGCGCGTTGTCGAGCAGCACCAGCACCCGCCGGTCGGCCGTCAGCGACCGGTACGCGCCGACCCGCTGGCCGGTGTCGGCGGGGATCTCCTTCGACGCCAGCCCGAGCCCGCGCAGCAGCTGGTCGAGGGCGTCGTGCGGGCTCAGCGGCTCGTCCCGGTCGTACCCGCGCAGGTTGATCGCCAGCTGCCCGTCCGGGAACCGCTCGCGCACCCGGTGCGCCCAGTGCACAGCCAGCGCCGTCTTGCCCACGCCCGCGCTGCCCGCGATCGCGGAGATCACCACCGGCTGGCCGCCGGACAGCAGCCGGTCGAGCTGGGCCAGGTCGTCCGCGCGACCGGTGAACCGGGGCAGGTCCGGCGGCAGCTGCCGGGGCACCGCGACCGCCCGCCGGGCACCCGGATCGGGTTCGGCGCGCAGGATCGACTGGTGCAGCTCCCGCAGCGTCGGCCCGGGATCGATGCCGAGCTCGTCCGCCAGGATGTGGCTGACCTGCGTGAACGCCGTGAGTGCCTCGGCCTGGCGGTCCGCGCGGTACAGCGCGGTCATCAGCTGCGCCCAGAACCGTTCGCGCAGCGGGTGTTCCAGGGTCAGCGCGCGCAGCTCGGCCACCAGCTCGCCCGCCCGCCCGGCCTCCAGGTCCAGCTCGATCCGCCGCTCCAGCACCGTGAGCCGTTCCTCGGCGACCCGCGGCACGTCCTCGCCGTGCAGGGCGTCCGACGTGACGTTGGAGAGCAGCGGCCCGCGCCACAGGGCGAGAGCGGCGTGCGGGTCGACTTCGCTCAACGACCGGAACCGCAGCAGGTCCAGGTTGTCGACTTCGGCCAGATAGCCGTTCGTGGTGGTGGTGACGCAGTTCGCGCGACCAAGCGCCTGCCGGAGCCGTGCGACTGTCATGTGCAACGTCTTCACGGCCCGGTCGATGGACGGCGGCGACCCGTCCCACAGCCGTTCGACGAGCTCGTCGACGGACATGAACTGGTTCGGGCGCAGCAGCAGCGTCGCGAGCAGCACGCGACCCTTGCCGGCGGGCACGACCACGCGCTCACCGTCGAAGAGGACGTCCAACGGTCCCAGCACGCGGTACTCGGCCCCCAGCACAGGCGGAGCTTAGTGCCGCCGCCCGGTCCGGCCCACGCGGCAGCCGGGCCGGGAACCCCACAGCGTGACCGGTGGGTCGCGGTCCGTGGTCGCAGGTTGAACTCTCGGCGGCGACCTGAGCCGTCCGTGTCGTCCGGCCGTGCCGCATCGGGTAAGCATGTGCGCGGAAGAGGGGAAGGTGGATGAGTCTGCGAGTCGCGGTGGACTTCGGCACGTCGAGCACCTGCGTCGCGGTCTCGGTGCACGGCAGGGAGCCCCAGGTGGTCGTCTTCGACGGCCAGCCGCTGGTGCCGTCCGCCGTGTTCGCCGCCGCGGACGGGACGTTGTTCGTCGGGCACGAGGCCGAGCGCCAGGCCGCGGTCGACCCCGCCCGCTACGAGCCGCACCCCAAGCGCCGCGTCGACGAGGGTGAGCTGCTGCTGGGCAGCAGCGTGCTCCCCGTCGCGGACGTCGTGCGCGCGGTGCTCACGCGTGCGGTCGGCGAGGCCCGGCGCGTCGGCGGTGGTGCGCCCGTCGACCTGCTCGTGCTCACCCACCCCGCCGACTGGGGCACGGTCCGCACCCGCGTGCTGATCCAGGCCGCGCGTGGCCTCGGGCGGGAGCTGGTGCTCGTGCCGGAACCCGTGGCGGCCGCCGTCTTCCACTCCGCGAGCCACTCGGTGCCGGACGGGGGCACGCTGGCCGTGCTCGACCTCGGTGGCGGCACGGTCGACGCGAGCGTGGTGACGCGGGCCGGCGGGAGCTTCCGGGTGCTCGCCGCGAAAGGTGATCCGAGCTTCGGCGGTGCCGACGTCGACCAGGCGTTGCTGGAGCACGTCGGCGCGCTGGTGTCGGCGAAGGACCCGCAGGCGTGGCGGCAGCTCGTCGAAGGCCGGGAGATGGCGGACCGGCGCAAGCGGCGGGTGCTGCGCCAGGACGTGCGCGGTGCCAAGGAGACGCTGTCCCGGCACGCGTACACGGACGTGCCGATGCCGCCGCCGTTCCCCGACGCGCACGTCACCAGGTCCGACCTGGAGCAGCTGATCACCGCGCCGGTGGGCCGGGCGGCCGCGCTGGTCGGTTCGGCCGTGCGCGAGGCGGGCCTGGTGCCGCAGCAGCTCGCCGCGGTGTTCCTGGTCGGCGGGTCGAGCCGGATCCCGCTCGTCGCGCGGATGGTGCACGAGCACACCGGCGTGGTGCCCACGAGCATCGACCAGCCGGAGACCGTGGTGGCCCGCGGTGCGCTGCGGGCGGTGAGCCTCGACCCGGAACGCACGGGTGGCGTGGCTCCCCAGGGCTTGGCGCAGAAGCCGCAGCCGTCGGGTGAGGTGACCCACAACCTGCGGGTGTCCGACGAGACCACCCGCAAGATCACCCGCCGGATCACACCGCCGCCGGCCGCCCGGTTCCCGGCCTCGTTCCCGCCGATGACACCGCCGAAGAAGAGCAAGGTGCCGCTGTTCGTCGCGATCGGCCTGGTCGTCGTGCTCGCGGCCGCGGGTGCCGGCGGCTACCTCTGGTGGCAGAACCGGGAGAAGACCGGGACCGACGTCCCGCCGCCGTCGGACCAGATCGCGCAGTACGACTACAGCTTCACCCGGCCGGACGGCTGGGAGCAGACCGGCGGGGCGCCGGCCTCCCGGCAGGTGCTTTTGCAACCGGTCGACCGCGAAAAGTCCGCGGACGATTCACCGGACGACCGGATCGCTGTGCAAGAGCAAAAGCTGGAGTACAACAGCGACAAGGACCGCCCTCGGGCACTCGCGGAATTGCAGAAGCAATACGGCGACCGTTTGGACAACGGCGACAAGGTCGCCGCGTTCAGCGATCGCCACACATTCGCGGGCAAGTCCGTTGTTCACTATCGCGAAGAGGTCGGCGGAGCAGGGGTCGACTGGTACATCCAGTTCGTCGGTACCTCTCAGGTGAGCGTGGGCTGCCAGGCGACCCGGGCCGGGCAGGACCGCGTCCGCGCCGCCTGCGAGCAGATCATCCGCTCGCTGACCATCAAGCCGTGAGCAGCACCAGGGGAGTCGCCGATGTCCGCCAGCGAGGTACTGGCCCAGTTCCGCGCCGAGGTCGGGAACGCCGTCACGCGCGCCCGCCGCGCCGCCGGTGAGGTCGGGGCGCGCAACGCCGAACTGCGCGAACGCACCGCACACCTGGCCAGGCAGGCGCGTGAGCGCCGCACGGAACCGACGGCTGCCGCCACTCCCGGAGACGTCCGCGAGGCCGCCGTCGGGTTCCGCACCGAGCGCGGACTGCCCGTCGAGCAGACGCCGGAGGCCGCCGAACTGACCGCTCCAGCGTCTCAACCGGCTCCGGAACGCGTGGTTCCGGCCACTCTCGGTTCGACCGCCGTCGCCGGTCCGAGTGGTCAACTTCCCCGTGTGGGTGACGATGACGAGGACTTTTCGCAGTCGCGAATCCTCTACTGACACCGGGCGTTCACCTGGCGCCGTTTACTAGCGCAACTACTTCGAAAGAAGTCGCGACAGGGCGGAACCGACATGGCAGGGTTCCCGTCGGAAGAGGCGTACGAACCAAGAAGTACGGCCTGAAGTTCTCTGAAGGGGGAATCTCCCAATGTCTGGATTCGGTACCACGACTGCGGAACTCGACACTCTGGCGAAGCGCATCATCGAGGCCGACGAGACCGCGCAGGCGAAGATCCGTCAGGTCCGCGACGCCGCCGAGACCGTCGCCGCGACCTGGAAGGGTGCGGCGTTCACCGCCTTCCAGAACCTGATCTCCCGCTTCGACGCGGACGCCGCGAAGGTCCAGGAGGCCCTCCGCGCGATCGCCGAGCAGATCTCCGACACCTCGAAGGTGTACGCCCAGAACGAGGCGGCCCAGGAGGCCGAGATCAGCAACGTCACCGCCCGCCTCGGCTGAGCTGGTTCACGTCTTCGCTTCACGTCTTCGTTCCACATTCCTGCACGTCAGAAACTTTCAAGGGGAGAATCACAATGAGTGGTGACCAGATCGCAGTCTCGTTCGGCGAGATCGCCAACGCTGCGCAGACCATCACGACCCAGTCCAAGGAGATCGACACGGTCCTGGACGACATCCGCCAGGAGGTCGTGCGCGTGCTCGGCACCTGGGAGGGTGAGGGCTCCGAGACCTACAAGCAGTCCCAGGACAGGTGGGACAGGGCTGCCGCCGACCTGAACTCGGTGCTCGCCGCCATCGGTACCGCCGTGCAGCAGGCCGGCGACGCGTACCAGCAGGCTGAGAAGCAGAACGTCTCGCGCTGGTAAGACCGCTCGGTAGCAAGACCCTCGTGAGCCCCGGAACCACGTGGTCCGGGGCTCACGTACGTCCGGAGGAAGGTCGGTCGGAGGGGCCGTTTTGGTCCCCGCACCACCCATCCGGTATCTTCTTACGTTGTTGTGCGGTAGCTGGCGCCTGTGTGTGCCGCGCCTGTCTCGGAACCACCGCTTGGCAAGTCCAAGATCGGTCTGGGGCAACCGCCGCAGTGACCCCAGACGCAAGTGACGACGAGGTAATTCCGTGCGCACGTACAGCCCGAAGCCCGGTGAGGTGACCCGCACCTGGCACGTGATCGACGCCCAGGACGTGGTGCTCGGCCGGCTCGCCACCCAGGCCGCGACGCTGCTGCGCGGCAAGCACAAGCCGACCTACGCGCCTCACGTTGACACCGGTGACTTCGTGGTCATCATCAACGCTGACAAGGTCGCACTGACCGGCTCGAAGCGCGACCAGGAGTTCCAGTACCGCCACTCCGGCTTCCCCGGTGGTCTGCGCAAGCAGTCCTTCGGCGAGGTTCTGGACACGCGTCCGGACCGCCTGGTGGAGAAGGCGATCAAGGGCATGCTGCCCAAGAACCGCCTGGGCCGCCAGATCGCGAACAAGCTGAAGGTCTACAGCGGACCGAACCACCCGCACGCGGCGCAGCAGCCGCAGGCCTTCGAGATCAAGAAGATCGCCCAGTGAGCGACGAGTACACCGAGGAAGTTCCTGTGACCACCCCTGAGAACGAGACCCCCGAGGTCGAGACCCCCGAGGTCGACGCCGAGGTTGTCGAGGCCGAGGTCGTCGAGGCTGCTCCCGAGGCCGAGGCTGCAGAGGCTGAGGTCGTCGAGGAAGAAGCCTCCGCACCGGTGGTCGTCGCTCCCTCGCTGAACGGCGCGCCGCACCTGGCGCAGACCGTCGGTCGCCGCAAGGAGGCCGTCGTCCGCGTCCGCCTCGTGCCCGGCACCGGCAAGTTCACCCTGAACGGCAAGACCCTCGAGGACTACTTCCCGAACAAGGTGCACCAGCAGCTCATCAAGGAGCCGCTCGTCACCACGGAGAAGCCCGAGACCTTCGACGTGATCGCCAACCTGCGTGGCGGCGGCATCACCGGCCAGGCCGGTGCGCTGCGTCTCGCCATCGCGCGTGCGCTGATCGCCGTCGACTCCGAGGACCGCCCGGTGCTCAAGAAGGCCGGCTTCCTCACCCGTGACCCGAGGGTCAAGGAGCGCAAGAAGTACGGTCTGAAGAAGGCCCGCAAGGCGCCTCAGTACTCCAAGCGCTGATCTGGATTTCGGCTGTACCCGCGGGAGCAGCAGTTCACCTCGAACTGCTGCTCCCGTGGTGTTTTCCGGGTTTCTCCCCGCCGCCTCGCAGTGTCCATTCGGAGGATTCATGGCCCGCCTGTTCGGCACCGACGGTGTGCGCGGTCTCGCCAACGCCGACCTCACCCCCGAACTTGCGATGTCCGTCGCCGCCGCGGCGGCGCGTGTGCTCGCCGAGCACGATCGTTCCCACCGCCCGGTCGCGGTCGTCGGCCGTGACCCCAGGGCGAGCAGCGAGATGCTGGACGCCGCCGTCACCGCGGGCCTCACCTCGGCCGGTGCCGACGTGCTGCGGGTGGGCGCGCTGCCCACACCCGCCGTCGCGCACCTGGTCTCCGCGCTCGGCGCCGACATCGGCGTGATGATCTCCGCCTCGCACAACGCCATGCCGGACAACGGGATCAAGCTCTTCGCCGCGGGTGGCCACAAGCTGCCCGACCAGGTCGAGGACGAGATCGAGCAGCGCATGGGCGCGGGCTTCGACCGCCCGACCGGTGCCGCGATCGGCCGGGTCCGCGACGTCGCCGACGCCGAGACCCAGTACGTCGAGCACCTCATCAAGGTCACCCCGCACCGCCTCGACGGCCTCAAGGTCGTGGTGGACTGCGCGAACGGCGCCGCGTCGGTGGCCGCGCCGGACGCCTACCGCCGCGCGGGCGCCGAGGTCATCGCGATCAACGCGAACCCGGACGGCCTGAACATCAACGACGGCTGCGGCTCCACGCACATCGATGTGATCTCCGCCGCAGTTCGTGAGCACGGCGCCGACCTCGGCATCGCCCACGACGGCGACGCCGACCGCTGCCTGGCCGTGGACGCCGAGGGCAACGCGGTCGACGGCGACCAGATCATGGCCGTCCTGGCGCTCGCGATGCGCGACGCCGGCGAGCTGTACGAGAACACCCTCGTCGCCACCGTGATGAGCAACCTCGGTCTGCACATCGCCATGCGCGAGGCGGGCATCCGGCTGCGCACCACCGCTGTCGGCGACCGCTACGTGCTGCAGGACCTCAAGGCGGGCGGCTACTCGCTCGGCGGCGAGCAGTCCGGCCACGTCGTGCTGCCCGCGCACGCCACCACCGGCGACGGCCTGCTCACCGCCCTGCGCCTGATGGCCCGCATGGCCGAGACGGGCAAGCCGCTGGCCGAGCTGGCCGCCGTGATGCGCCGCCTGCCGCAGGTCCTGATCAACGTCAAGGTCGGGGACAAGGCCGCCGTCGCCAAGGCCACGTCGGTCAGCGAGGCCGTCGCCGCCGTGGAGGCCGAGCTGGGCGACACCGGCCGCGTGCTGCTGCGCCCGTCCGGCACCGAGCAGCTCGTGCGGGTGATGGTCGAGGCGACGAGCCACGAACAGGCCGAATCCGCGGCACAGCGACTCGCGGGTGTGGTTTCCTCG from Lentzea guizhouensis harbors:
- a CDS encoding WXG100 family type VII secretion target, whose product is MSGFGTTTAELDTLAKRIIEADETAQAKIRQVRDAAETVAATWKGAAFTAFQNLISRFDADAAKVQEALRAIAEQISDTSKVYAQNEAAQEAEISNVTARLG
- a CDS encoding WXG100 family type VII secretion target, with amino-acid sequence MSGDQIAVSFGEIANAAQTITTQSKEIDTVLDDIRQEVVRVLGTWEGEGSETYKQSQDRWDRAAADLNSVLAAIGTAVQQAGDAYQQAEKQNVSRW
- the rplM gene encoding 50S ribosomal protein L13 encodes the protein MRTYSPKPGEVTRTWHVIDAQDVVLGRLATQAATLLRGKHKPTYAPHVDTGDFVVIINADKVALTGSKRDQEFQYRHSGFPGGLRKQSFGEVLDTRPDRLVEKAIKGMLPKNRLGRQIANKLKVYSGPNHPHAAQQPQAFEIKKIAQ
- the rpsI gene encoding 30S ribosomal protein S9, which codes for MTTPENETPEVETPEVDAEVVEAEVVEAAPEAEAAEAEVVEEEASAPVVVAPSLNGAPHLAQTVGRRKEAVVRVRLVPGTGKFTLNGKTLEDYFPNKVHQQLIKEPLVTTEKPETFDVIANLRGGGITGQAGALRLAIARALIAVDSEDRPVLKKAGFLTRDPRVKERKKYGLKKARKAPQYSKR
- the glmM gene encoding phosphoglucosamine mutase — translated: MARLFGTDGVRGLANADLTPELAMSVAAAAARVLAEHDRSHRPVAVVGRDPRASSEMLDAAVTAGLTSAGADVLRVGALPTPAVAHLVSALGADIGVMISASHNAMPDNGIKLFAAGGHKLPDQVEDEIEQRMGAGFDRPTGAAIGRVRDVADAETQYVEHLIKVTPHRLDGLKVVVDCANGAASVAAPDAYRRAGAEVIAINANPDGLNINDGCGSTHIDVISAAVREHGADLGIAHDGDADRCLAVDAEGNAVDGDQIMAVLALAMRDAGELYENTLVATVMSNLGLHIAMREAGIRLRTTAVGDRYVLQDLKAGGYSLGGEQSGHVVLPAHATTGDGLLTALRLMARMAETGKPLAELAAVMRRLPQVLINVKVGDKAAVAKATSVSEAVAAVEAELGDTGRVLLRPSGTEQLVRVMVEATSHEQAESAAQRLAGVVSSVH